The following nucleotide sequence is from Chryseobacterium sp..
CCAAAAATCATCAATCATTTCCAGAATGTGCTGAAAATCTTTGGTTATATTAAAAGGAGCTTCCAATAGCATCGCAATAAATTTAAATATTGAGGAAACAAAATCTACCAATCCGTTCCATATTCCGCATATTAAAGCAACGCTCTCTGCAATGTTTTCGGTTTGTTGCTGCATCACGGGATTCTCAAGATTTTTAAAAAGATCTTCAATCCTGGTTTTTACATAACTGTTGTATTGCCCTACAAAAGATTCCACCACAGTAATCTGCTTCAAAATTATGTCATCCAGCATCTGCGGAGTATGGTCGGCAAGGCCGAAGCCCTTTTTATCTGTGAAAAGGTTTTCAGAACACTCAGTTTGTCTGTGGAAATACTGAGGGTTTTAATTATTTTATCTTTATTGAAGTAGTATTCTTCGCTTTCTGTGTCCCAGAATTCGTCAGATATTTTCAGAAAATCAATTCCGTTTCCGAGCTTATTCATTACCCAGCCTAATGCTTTTGCCGGTGCAGAAGTCGCGAGAAGCACATACTTAAATCCTGAAAGAAAACCGGCAGTAATTCCTCTGTCTTCAACATATCCGCGAATCAGAAGATCTTCAATTATTTCCTTATTGGCTTGGCTCAAATATTTTTGAACGGTATCAATAATATTTCCTTCAAAAAAAGTGCGGTATAATTTTCCTGTGGCGGTGTCCACATAAGTTTTTCTCACCTTTTCAGACACTTTTCGGTACAATTTCTGATTGCTTGATTCATCTTGGTCGGTTTCTAAAAAAAGGATGATTTCGTCTGCTGCAGAATTTACCACTTCATCCCACCCTTTTTTTAAGAAGTTTAGTAGTTCCTGAACACCTTTGATAACATCTTCAATGGACTTTACAACAAACTTGCTGAATGTTCTTACAATTTTTACTGAATTTTTCCAAGCTAATCTGAAAATTTCAAATAATGCTTCGGACAGCTTTTCTACAATAACAGGAATGGTAAGCGTAGTTCCCGTTGCAATAACTGTGAGAATGATTTCTATTATCAAAGAAATAATAAAACCAAACGCATAACCTGCAAAATACGCACAGGCAATCGGGTCAAACGTAAGATTCACTTCTTTTAGTTTTCCGTAGATGTATTTTGCAGGTTTTGCAAAAACAGAAACCGCTTCATTTTGAAGCGGTTAAAGGTTAGTCTATATCATCAATGAACGATATATTTTCCATAGAAACTCCTTGGCTATAAAGAATGTATATAAAACTTTCAAATAAATATGGAATTGACAATGTTTCTAATACAAATTCCAAATCTTTTCCAGTCTTTTTTGAACTCCACCAGACCCACGCCCTCATTCTTATATTATCAACCCAAGACTCATAGTGCCATAGATTGTTATCTTTATCTCTATCATCACTTGATTTTAAGGTCATACTTTCTACAAACCATTTGGGCAATATACTTTCCCATTCAACATCAGTAGGCCAAGTATTGGTATAAGCATATTTCGAAATAGTTTTCATTATTTCTTTGGTGTTCATCAAAACTTTATCAACATTTTCTACATTTTTCGCTTTAATAATAATTTTGGTAGTTTTAGGTTCTTCACCATTATTATTATGTTCTATTCTTGTTAATTCTTCGTTTTTCATTACTCTTCAGGTTTTATTATGTCCGGTTCTTTTATACTTTTTATTAATTCATCAAAGTAACTTTTAGGAATACCAAATGAACTGCTTGTTTTTGTTGGGTCATCTATTTGAGGGCGACTAGGAAATTCTTTTCCTCTTTTCTGAGAAACCGCCTCCTTTCTTATTTTATCAATGAAACTCTTATCAATTCTTGCTACAAAAACCTCAGATTCTTTTCCTCTTTTTGTCCAAAAATGAGCAACTCTCCATACATCATCAAACGTTATGTGCAGCATGTCTTCTCCGTCAATTACAACTTTATTGTTCTTAATATGAAGTCTAAATTTACTAAAATTTGGTAAATCGGTCCCACCTTGTACCCGATAAATTTTCCCGTATTTTGTCTTTGTAAATTTAATTTCTTTCAGAGCCTCGAAAGCATTATCAATAATCTTCCTTATTTCATCCCACCCTTTCTTTAGAAAGTTTAGAAGTTCCTGAAAACCTTTGATAACATCTTCAATGAACCTTACAACAAAGTTGTTGAATGTTCTTATAACTTTTACCGTATTCTTCCAAGCTAATCTGAAAATTCCAAATAATGCTTCGGACAGCTTTTCTACAATAACAGGAATGGTAAGCGTAGTTCCCGTTGCAATAACTGTGAGAATGATTTCTATTATCAAAGAAATAATAAAACCAAACGCATAACCTGCAAAATACGCACAGGCAATCGGATCAAACGTAAGATTCACTTCTTTTAGTTTTCCGTAGATGTATTTTGCAATTTCTGTAAAGTTCAGCTTTTCTATTGCCTGTATTGCTTCATCAAACTGCTCGAGAAGTGTCGGCAGATATTTATCAATATTCTGCATAAAATCTTTGCCCAGCGTAATGCCGTCATACATCATCTTTACAATGGCAAACAATCCGGAAACTGCATCTACCAAACCATTCCAGACTCCGCAGAGAAGAGCGTTATAAGTTTTTGCTCCGTATTTCAATATTTCCAAATCGGATAAATCCTGTATCTGCCCAATAACGGATTTTGCAATCTTATAGGTTTTAAAATAATTGTGGTACAAAAACTCGAGAAGATTATCTGGTTCGCTGTTTCCACTGAAATTTTTGGATATTCTCAGCTTATCTTTTACATAATTTCTCTGTTCATCCAGCATTTTTTGAAGAATATTGGCGAACTGTGGCATGTTTACTGACGTATCGTCTTTCCCTTCAGAAGAAATCAAAGGCTGATAGTGGTAATCTTTATCAAGTTCTCCTTTTCCATTTTTCGGAGCTTTGGGCTGCCACCGGTACTCTTCCAGCCTTGATTCCTCTATTTTTTCTATTATTTCCCCGAGAACGTGGCTTGTGCCCTTTCTTACCATATCATTAGTGATAATTCCTAAAGCAGGAAACACTGTGCTGATCCCACCCGAAAAAAATGAAGCTATTTTAAGCCAAATTTTTACAGCGTCAATGCGAGTATCCTCAATATAGCCGTTATAAAACAGGCTTTTTAGCTGCTCATTAGTAAGCTCCGGCACAATCTTTCTTAATTCTTCATAGATATTTGCATTATCTTTTATATCATAAGCTAATCGGTTTTTTAAGCTTAAAGCATCTATAATTTTTTGAGAAATTTTGACCGCTCCATACGTTCCGCTTACCGAATCTCCCGTATTGTCTTCCATGAAAATGAGAATCTCATTTTCTTCAGGTTTTGAAACTTCAAAACATTCCTTCAGTTTCGTGGCTTCCGTAGAAGAAAATACAATTACTCTGAAAGCAAAGTATCCAGCTTCTTCTTTTCCGTAATAATAAAAATCTTTTGCCGTTTTTTTGATTTCGTCTGAAATATCGGAGCCAGCATCCGAAACAACAGTAAAAGCTCCTTCCAAAGACAGGTCAGCATTTACAAAATATTTACTGTAAATCTGTTCCCAGGTCTGATTAAAAAACTTAACAGTTGCAAGCGGGCTCACATTTTTCATTCCACGGATGGTTTCCCCGGAAAATATGTTTGGAAAATCTTTCAATGGCAAATTGCCAGCTCCTGCACTGGGCCTACCGGTAAGGTCCAAAAAAGAATTTTTAGATCCCATGAGAATCTCTCGACTTTGCAGGTCGAAGTCCTGAAGTTCCATAAATATATTTGTCATTTTTATTTCAATTAAAAATTAGAAAAAAGGCAGAGCAGTGATTGCTCTGCCAATAAGATACATGGCTTAAATTCCCATTGCCTCTTTAAGCTGCAGTAACGGAATACTTGCAATTTTCTCGTCTTTGAACATCAGCATTAAATCATCACCTTCTACTCGGATTCCATTAATCTGTTTCTCTGCATGTACCAACTCCGAAATAGTCATACTAGCTAATATTTCATCATTTTTTGCTAAAACAAGATTCCCGTCTTCGGTATAGATTCTGTTCACATTTCCCAGCTGAACTGGAGCTTCCATAAGGTTATTATTGAGGCTTAAGTTAGTACTGGTCACCACTTCGGAAGGAATTTCAAATTCATCCGGATCTTCAGATGTAAAGGGCAGCGCATGATCCACAGTAAGACCGATATTCTGTGCCTGCAAAATGGTTAAGGGCGTTGGAACACGTGTAATCCAGGCCTTGCCCTGTTTTGCTCCTTTCGGTTCCTTCATCTCTTCCATAAGCGACAAATACAACTCATCACCAATAACAGGGACCTCGCCGCCATTCCAAATTTTACCTGTTGCCATATAAAACTGCACGGCATCTTCGAAGCCGGGACGTACCGTGACAATCACTCGGGCCATCCCACTTTGCAGGAATGAGCGGAACAATGGATCAACATCCTCCTGCTGGTAAAGACTCACCCAATTGTCTCTGTTGCCCCAATAGTACGGGTACAGATGGTAAGACAGATTTTCCCACTCAAAAGCCTGCTCCATGAATTTCACAAATGCTGTATATTTATCGAGGGTGGGAGACAGCACCGTTTCATAATCTGAAAATGTACTTCCCTGAGTAAGGCCCGACAGTCCGTAACCGCGGGTTGAGTTCAGCGCGCGGTCCATCATATATGAAATACAGTTTTTGCGAAGAACAGTATTTTCAATCTGTCTGTAGAATCCCGGATTGGATCCTTTTATGTTTACTGCTTTCCCTAGTTCCTCAGCCAGTTTACTGTTATATTGTTCCAATGCATCTTGATACGCATCAATAATGGCTTTAAAGGTTTTCTGAAGCCATGCATTTTTGGCCTCCTGAGTAAGCTGACATCTTACATTAAAGGTAATGTCTATTACGTGCATATTGGTATGCCCTACTGACACAGGGAATTCTTCACTAAAGCCTTCCACATCGATGAAACCAGTGTTTCTTTCTACAATATGCTGATATGGAAAGTGTTTTGTAACATTGCCCATGGTAATAAAAACAGAGGATGACCACCCATTATTGTTTCCTGGGCCCGCACAAGAAAAAGATGCGTTGGCCTTAACTGTTTTGTATCCTTCTGAAACAGGAATACTACCCGATTTGGTTTGCGCCTGTTTAGATTCATTGCTGGAAAAATCAAAAGACTTCCCAAGATAAATTATTTCTTCAGGTTTTTCGGAAATGTCCACATTATACTTAGCTGCCCAATACCTTAGAACCGTATCGTTTTGAAGTGCTGAGAAATCTGCCATTCTAAACATGGTTGATTCGCGAGGATCCACTGGCTCCTTAAGTTCTATATCTGTGGAAGACTTTAAAACCTCAAGTCCCATCGCATGCAGTTTGGCAGGTTCCGGTACCATAAACTCAAACATCATACGCTTGCCATAATTGTAGATTTGGTTTTTTAACAGTTTATCTACCCAACGGAAAACCCCTACCACATGCTGATCTCCTTCGCGGTTATCAAAACCATGAGCATTATTCTCCTCAAACTCCTCCACAATTTTTTCAATTCTTTCCTGCCGCACTTTCATAACTACCCGGTCTAAAGCGCGTTCGGTAACTTCCTGAGCCTGCGTTACCGCCTGTTGCGAACTCTCCTCCCTGGAGCTATGGCTGGCAAACCCGCCAGTGACGCCCGCATGAATTCCTCCAACTTTTGTATTCCAATCTGCATTAAAATAAGTCTGTGCATTTGAATCTCTGGACTCAAGCATCATCTTTACAATTTCGGACTGCATTTCAAAACGGGTGGCAGTAGTTGTATCGGTTAATTTTTCCTTTTCAGTATCTTGAGATGTAGTGGAAGTATCTTCACTCCTTCTTAGTCTTCGGGTCGACTTTTGACGGTACTCCCTTGCCATAATATTTTCAATGTGTGCCACTTCTCCATCCACATAAGCGTGGGTAGTTTGCTCCACTTTAAGGTACTCGGCAATTCCGATCTGCTTGAAACCAAATCCTGAAGGGATAAAGTTATTCTCGTCAACAATAACTTCCTGGTTCCCATTTCCGTCTTCATTGCCCACAATTTCAAAGGTGCCTCTGTCACACATTTTTAAGTTCGGGAAAACAGCGGTAAACTGGGTGGTCTGTCCATTGGTAAAAGCTATCTGAATGTCCAATGAGTAAGACAGATCTAAAAGCAAAGGACCGTTCGATGTGGCGCTGGCCATTAAATTGCTCAGATAAACTATATTATCAGTTTTTGTTTTTACATAGTAATTACCTGTGGGGAATGATACATTATTAACAGTTTCTGTGAGTGTATAGGCTACACCTGCAATATCCCAGGTGGCATCCGGAAGATTTATTTGCAGATCAAAACTGGTAGATCTCCCACTACTTTTAGGACAAATAGAAAAATACTTTGTAACTAACGCTCCTTTTGCCATAGGAATTATAACACCCCCTACACTTTTGAAAATCTTTTCATCAGAGATAATATTCTCAGAAATTTGCTCTAGAGCTTTTTCTCTCCTTTCAGAGACCACATTCTCAATATCCTGAAAAGTACTGATGCCCTCCAATGCTTTTTGCACGTCAGCCAACTGATTTTCATTAAGGTTTTGAAGGTCAAAATCTACAGGAATATTGTAACCTATGGCACTGAGTAAAACTTCAAAATTTTCAGATTCTAACGATTCTGACAATGAGACCATATCTACTTCATCTCTAAAATTAAACTCGAATGCAGGTAAATTTGGAAACGGAATTTCTTGTGGCTGCTTGCAAGGATCAGCAGGATCGTACTCTGCAGCAGGTTCTCTAAGATCGCAATATGCAGTTTTTGCATCCTCAATTTTCTGGTTGTATTCATCAATTATTGGACTGATTGTTTCCTGATAAGACGCTTCCTGACTTTTATATTCGGAGTCAAATTCCTTGTTATATGCTTTTTGCATTTTAGAAATGTCTTTTTTCAGATTTTCTAATGACCTTAATTGCATATTAGCCAAAGAAAATGCCTGTTGCTTTTTCATATCATCCATTAAAAATGGAACATCTCCTATCCCAGGATTTCGGGACATCATCTGGAAATTGGATCCGACCGCTGCTCCGTCCAGCATCAGGTCTTTTGGTAATACGATTCTCGCGTTAATCAGAACTCTGTTTTCTGCTTCGTTCCCTAAAAATTGTACGATATGGATAGCCAAAAGTAAGTGCATTACCGTTTCTTTTACATAGAAATCTTTTTGGGTAACCACCTGATAAATGAGGACATTCCAAAGCTTAAGAATATAATCTTCTTTACCTGCCGGATCAAAAGCGTTTCTCGCATTATTGGCGCGCTCCAACAGTTCTTCATCTTTATAATTTCCTTTGTTTCTGGCAACCCAAATCGCAAAATCGTATAATTCAGGATACTCGGTTTTTAATTCGTCCTTATCTGCCAGATTTCCCGGGTCACTTTCAAAAGTTCTTGAATAATTCAGCAGCGCCTGTTGCCTGTTAATTCCGGAGTTTGCAAGGACATACTGATAAAAATGGATGTCTTTCAGCTGGTCTGGCGCAAGGACGAACCGTTTATCCTGTGCCTCCTCTGTGGACTGTTGCGGAGCTCTTAAGCTCACGAATCTGAACAGCGTTTGTGCTGCGTTATTGTTTGTTGACATTTTATTATATTTGTTTGGTTTTAAAAGGTAAAATCTGAAGGCATCTTTTTATTAGATACACCTTCGGGTTGGCCTTATTTTTTAAGGTGGTTTCCGACCTGGATTTCCACCTTAATTTTTGAAATCCTGTTTCATTTTTTCTTATTTTCCTGTGAGCAAAGCTATAGCGCGAGAGCGACAAAGGTCGTCGCAGAATTATGTGTTTCTAATTTTTTGCCTTGTATAAATATATCGGAGGATATTAGCAGAAAAGCGAATAATCAAATATTATTGACTCTCAGGCTTATATTCATGTGTTGCGGCACGTGCTACGCACGGTTCCTGATCAACTTGTGCACAATCTGGTTAAGGAGGCTCCTGTTTTCGTTTATATAGGACAGCCCTGCCTGTATGAGCGCTTCTATGTTGCTCTTCTTAACATTATCCATTGCTGATGATGCATATTTTAGGGAGGGATTGAGACGGTAGTAGTTCTTCTGATTGCGCAATCCTAATGTTCCGAACATCTGGCTTAACTGGTAATCCACCGTCTCCGCGTTTGCGGACAGTAAAATATCTATTATAGGATTGATCCAGGCAAGTTTTCCGGCGCCCGCCAGTTTGTTATAAGAATATGATTTTGACTCGGCCCCTGTTCCCAGGGAAAGTATCATCATGTCATTAGCTGCGGGAAAATTTGGTTTCTGATTATTCCCGAGTATATCTGCAAACGGCATTTTACGCGCCTCTGCATATGCACACAGCGCAGGATTATTAGCAAACACTCCTCCGTCAATCAGGCTAAAGTACTGGCCATACAGCGACTTAATCCTGGCTGGTGTAAAGTAAGTGGGCGCTGCAGACGTAGCCCTGCATACGTCTTTCACCAGAAAATTATCACCGGACTGTTTTTGTGCTTCTACTGTATTAAACAGTTTCGCTCTTCTGTTTTCAATATCATAGCTGGTAATGAGGCATGGTTTGATGAACTCCTTCAATTCCAGTTTCCCAAAAAATTCATCAAGATTACGTTCCAGATGTTCAACCGATATTCTCTCATTGAACAGACCAAACGGATTAATCAACTTCTCCCAAAACAAAACCTGAAAAATACTGCCACCCTTTTCTGAATAGAGCTCCAGTCCTTTTTGGATGGAATATTTTGCTTTTCCGTTTTCATCCGGAAACAGGATTATAGATGCAATTAAACCCCCGGTACTGCTGCCCGCTACCAAATCAAAGTAGTCGCCCAGCTTTGCACCGGCAAGGTCATGTTTTTGGAGTTGTTCTTCAATGTACCGCAGGACGATGCATGAAATGATTCCGCGGATGCCGCCGCCGTCTAATGAAAGTATGGTGATTTTCTTCATGGTCTCTTAATATTGGTGTGAAGCAAATGTAGGTGGGGACTGCGACAGAAGTCGGCGCAACATTATAAAGGAAGTTCAGAACTTCACACCTTCATCAACCTCAAACATTTACACCGTTACATAACCATGTCTGTCTTTCTCCAGTTTTGCCAGAATCTGCCATTGTGCTAGCACGGGTGACTTTTTAAAAGGTATTGTCCGCTTTTCAAAATGCGGTAGGTCCCTGAATGTCTTCCAGTTACCTCCCCAATTCCAGCCGTACTTTGCAAAAATTTTCACACATTCGTACCAGTCCGCAACGCGGTCATTATCCCAGTCTCTCGCAGTGTCCCAACTGGCGACCTTACCATCGATTATCAGGCAAATGTCCACAGCGAATCCGTAGTTGTGAATGCTTTGTCCGGGTTTTGCATTGGTTACTTTTTTACCGGGCTTTGTTCTTCCTAAAGAATACAAGTCGGCCTGTTCCGAAAGCGTTCTTAATCCCTGTGTGATCCTTATTTTTGCCTTTCCGGTTAATGCTGTATCACATTCGTTAATAATTTGCCTTACTTCGTCTCTTACCAAAGGATGAAGTTTTTCAATTCTCTTTTCCGTTACGTTATCCATGTCATTAAATGTTTAAAAGACAAATCTAACAGCAGGCTGCGACTAAAGTTGACGTACCTTAAAGTGAAAATTGTGGTGCCGAAATCAGCGGCACTGGGGGAATAGGTTGTATGAAAAAATATCGTCTGTTGAAGTTTTGCGGAGGACTTAATGCGGCGGGATTTCAGATCGGTTGTAAGACTTTTATCCAGTCAATCAGAAAAAAAGATGAAATAATACGGATCTTTAAGTAATAGCTGCAGTTTTACTGATAAGTCGCATTTGTTATCCGACACCTGATACACACCATGATATTATGTGCTTCTCAGGATGAAAGGTACAGGCAGAGACGACAGAAGATTAGTCTGTTTACTGAATAATGGAATACTTTGACAACTCTTGCAATGAACAGATGGATTTATCGCAACAACACCCATGAAGTTACCTAATTGGGGAAAAAGAAGAATGTGATTCCCATTGCCCGAAAAGTTCGCATGGGAAGTCGAGATAAAATTAATGCGCTCCGAGAGCCTACGAAATAATATACACCAATGACGAACACTAGGATGAACTACTTTACTTACCGGTAAGTTTTCAAAGAGTTTCAGAAAAATTACCAACGACTCGA
It contains:
- a CDS encoding M15 family metallopeptidase yields the protein MDNVTEKRIEKLHPLVRDEVRQIINECDTALTGKAKIRITQGLRTLSEQADLYSLGRTKPGKKVTNAKPGQSIHNYGFAVDICLIIDGKVASWDTARDWDNDRVADWYECVKIFAKYGWNWGGNWKTFRDLPHFEKRTIPFKKSPVLAQWQILAKLEKDRHGYVTV
- a CDS encoding patatin-like phospholipase family protein, encoding MKKITILSLDGGGIRGIISCIVLRYIEEQLQKHDLAGAKLGDYFDLVAGSSTGGLIASIILFPDENGKAKYSIQKGLELYSEKGGSIFQVLFWEKLINPFGLFNERISVEHLERNLDEFFGKLELKEFIKPCLITSYDIENRRAKLFNTVEAQKQSGDNFLVKDVCRATSAAPTYFTPARIKSLYGQYFSLIDGGVFANNPALCAYAEARKMPFADILGNNQKPNFPAANDMMILSLGTGAESKSYSYNKLAGAGKLAWINPIIDILLSANAETVDYQLSQMFGTLGLRNQKNYYRLNPSLKYASSAMDNVKKSNIEALIQAGLSYINENRSLLNQIVHKLIRNRA